The DNA region GGGACGATCTTCGACTCGCCGTAGTCCCGGTAGAGGCCCGGATCGACGAAGTTGGGCCAGACGAACATGTCGTCGGCGATGTCGGGGGTGTATTCAGCCATCGCGACCGAGATACTGACGAAGCTCTCCACCCCCCACTGCGCCATGTCTGACAGCGAGGCTGCCCGGGACAGGCAGTAGGCGTCCGAGTGGATGAAGCCGAGCTTGGGCACCTGCGGGTGGGCCGAGGTGCCCGTGATGCGCCGCTTGCCGGCATAGGCCCCGGACTCGAACAGTGTCAGATCCGGCTGGAACCGCTCACAGATCTCGCCGTAGTCGCACTCGTCGGTGACCACCGTCACGTCGAAGAACTGCGCGAGACAGTCGACTTGCTCCCGCAGGTGCAGCTGGATGAACCCCGGTAGCTCCGGCTGCAGCATGCGGAAGAAGACCATCCGCGGCTTTTCCCGAGGTGGGGAAGCCTGTTCCACCGTCGTGGGCCCCTTCGTGTCGAAGTCGATCGCTTCGTGGAGTGGTTCCATGGCTGCCGGCGTCTCCGTGGGCGACCGGCACTGGGCACGCTCAAGGATCGAGCCGAAGGCGTCGCCTTCGGCTCGATCCGTCGAGCACGTGCCGGGTTACTCCTCGTCGGGCTCGAATACCACGTCGACCCAGTAGTTGTGCACCGAGGTGTCGCTGGGGAAGCCTCCGCCGTACCGGTAGACCGCACCGGAGGCCGGCACGTGCAGCGGCGGCTGGTCCAGCCCCACCCCGGAGAAGGTGTTCAAGGTGACCGCGTAGAAGCCTACGGGGGTGAAGTACGAGGCGACATAAGTCGATCCGGCGACAATCGCAACCGGTTGGCTGAACGTCACGGTCTGCCAACCGTCCGGAGTTTCGTCGGTGAACTCAGCGGTCGCCAGCAACGTACCGTCAGCAGTCCAGAGTGTCCCGATATGGGTGCCATCGTTCTGCCAGCCCTTGAAGAAGCGCACCCCTGTGACCACGCCGTCCGTGTCCGCAGTGAACCGAACTCCGACCTCGATCGCGTTGTGGTCCGCCCAGTTGGCGGAGTCCGGAACCGCCGACGGACCGAAGATCGTCATCCCGCTCGACGTCGGACTCGGCTCCGGCGTCGGACTCGGGCTCGGCTGCGGCGACGGCGACGGCGACGGACTTGACGTCGGACTCGGGCTGCCACTCGGGCTCGGCTCCGTCGACGGGGACGGACTCGGGCTGTCACTCGGGCTCGGCGACGGTGAGCCTGTCGGATCGGGATCCGGGTTCTCCTCGCCGCCGAGGCCGGGGGCGAAGATCGGGTCGACCCAGTAGTTCGTCGACTGCCAACTATCGCTCGGGAAGCCGCTGCCGCCGTACCGGTACACCCCGTTGCTGCCACTCGGCGCGCTCAGCACGCCGTTGGTGTGTCCCGAACTGAAGTACATGCCGGTCGACGAGTAGTAGCCGTTGGAGGCGTGGTATGACACGACGTAGGTCGTCCCGGGCGTGATCGTCACCGGAGTGTCGAACATCCCGATCTGCCAGCCGACGCCGCCGGGGTCGTCGAAGGTCAGCCGGGCCAGCAACTGACCGTCCGCCGCCCAGAGCGACCCGCTGTGCGAACCGCTGTTCGCCGGGCCCCGGTAGAACCGCATGCCGACGACCGCACCGTCGACGGTCGCGGTGAATTTCACACCCAGCTCGACGGCGTTTCCGTCCGCCACCGAGACGTTCTGCGGAGCGGAGTCCGACGCGAAGAGCGTGACCAGGGACCCGTCCAGATCGGTGTGGAACGACCAGGTCATCGGGGCGGTCATGGGGTTGCCCAGGTCGTCAGTGGCCGTCACCGTGGCGGTGTACCCGGTGGTGGATGCCAGGGACGACGCCGGAGTGAACGAGGCCGTCCGGGAGCCGGCAACGTAGCCGACGGCTCCGTCAACCTCCACCGCGTCCTCGTCCACCACAGTGAACTCGATCGACTCCGGGTCGAGCTCCTTGGAGAAGGTCGCCGAGACGACCGTCGACACCGGGGCAGCGGTGGCGTCTGGTAGCGGGCTGACCGACGTCGCGATCGGCGGCGCGTCGGCGCTGACCACGAACGTGACGTCAACGTAGTAGTTGGTGTCGTTGTACGACTCGGTCGGGAAGCCAGACCCGAAGCTGAACAGACCGCTGCGCTGTCCGCTCACCGACCTCGGCACCGACAACGGGCCAGCCCGCCAGTCGTCGACGCTGAAGGCGTACTGGTCGGCCGGGTAGTGGCCCTGCGGTGCCAGGTAGGAGGCGACGTAGTCGACCCCGGCCGCGACCTGCACCGGGGAGGTGAACCGTAGCTGCTGCCATCCGGTGGCCGATTCGTTGGTGAAGGTGCCGTCGGCGAGCAGGCTGCCGGTGGACGTCCACAACCGGCCGCGGTGGGTCCCGCCGTTGCCGGCACCCTTGTAGAAACGGATCCCGGTGATCAGACCATCGACCTGCGGGGTGAACCGGACACCGAGCTCGTAGGCGTCACCGTTGCCGGCGACGGGCGTGGTCGGCTCCAGGTCACCGAACAGGGTGTGCTCGCCGGTGAGGTTGATCGTCAGGGGAACCGTCGGCTCACCTAGGTTGACACTGTCGTCGACGGCCCGGGCAAGCACCTGCTGGGTGCCGATGCCGCTGGCGTGGAACTCGTACGACCAGGTGTCGGTGCCTTCCGCCGGGTGCCAGCGC from Solwaraspora sp. WMMD791 includes:
- a CDS encoding DUF4082 domain-containing protein, with the translated sequence MGIPPASAAVGPCVAPVNPVVCENSKPGVPASVWDIDGAGDPSIQGFATDISANLGEQVVFKIDTDAADYSIKIYRLGWYDGDGAREWATVSPSAALPQQQPACVTDPTTEIFDCGNWAPSASWTVPGDAVSGVFIARLIRSDTGGESHIPFIVRDDSSTSDLFFQTSDTTWQAYNNYGGSDFYGGGANGRAYKVSYNRPFATRGDNSGRDFLFSNEYPMIRFLERNGYDISYTTGVDSDRRGELIKNHKVFLSTGHDEYWSGAQREHVEAAREHGVNLAFFSGNEVYWKTRWEESQDGNGTPYRTLVCYKETWAGAKIDPSEEWTGTWRDPQFSPPSDGGRPENALTGTAYKANHNDMPIEVPAEQGRNRFWRGTVAAGQAPGQVATLAEHTVGYESNEDLDNGFRPAGLIRLSTSVGYTPEYLFGFGNPQETAPAQTTHHVTLYRAASGALVFSAGTIQWAWGLDAEHDGRQPPADSAMQQATVNLFADMGVQPDTLMSALTPAAPSSDVTAPTAVITAPAAGTTVARGTLVTVTGTATDVGGQVAGIEVSTDGGQRWHPAEGTDTWSYEFHASGIGTQQVLARAVDDSVNLGEPTVPLTINLTGEHTLFGDLEPTTPVAGNGDAYELGVRFTPQVDGLITGIRFYKGAGNGGTHRGRLWTSTGSLLADGTFTNESATGWQQLRFTSPVQVAAGVDYVASYLAPQGHYPADQYAFSVDDWRAGPLSVPRSVSGQRSGLFSFGSGFPTESYNDTNYYVDVTFVVSADAPPIATSVSPLPDATAAPVSTVVSATFSKELDPESIEFTVVDEDAVEVDGAVGYVAGSRTASFTPASSLASTTGYTATVTATDDLGNPMTAPMTWSFHTDLDGSLVTLFASDSAPQNVSVADGNAVELGVKFTATVDGAVVGMRFYRGPANSGSHSGSLWAADGQLLARLTFDDPGGVGWQIGMFDTPVTITPGTTYVVSYHASNGYYSSTGMYFSSGHTNGVLSAPSGSNGVYRYGGSGFPSDSWQSTNYWVDPIFAPGLGGEENPDPDPTGSPSPSPSDSPSPSPSTEPSPSGSPSPTSSPSPSPSPQPSPSPTPEPSPTSSGMTIFGPSAVPDSANWADHNAIEVGVRFTADTDGVVTGVRFFKGWQNDGTHIGTLWTADGTLLATAEFTDETPDGWQTVTFSQPVAIVAGSTYVASYFTPVGFYAVTLNTFSGVGLDQPPLHVPASGAVYRYGGGFPSDTSVHNYWVDVVFEPDEE